A stretch of Brachyspira suanatina DNA encodes these proteins:
- a CDS encoding type II toxin-antitoxin system HicA family toxin has translation MDKKEIINKLTNNNKNIKYSYFCNIIESFGFVCKRQRGSHRIYSRIGISELINIQNVNGEVKPYQVKQFLYLVNKYNLEE, from the coding sequence ATGGATAAAAAAGAAATTATTAATAAACTTACAAATAATAATAAAAATATTAAATATTCTTATTTTTGTAATATTATAGAATCTTTTGGTTTTGTGTGTAAAAGACAAAGAGGAAGTCATAGAATATATTCAAGAATTGGTATTTCTGAGTTAATTAATATTCAAAATGTTAATGGAGAGGTAAAACCTTATCAAGTTAAACAATTTTTATATCTAGTTAATAAATATAATTTGGAGGAATGA
- a CDS encoding DUF2513 domain-containing protein, whose protein sequence is MKIDYQLIKNILTVIEDYPLPKIDGKELLNKLDVKIPSRRALETDEDYLKYVTLVYHMKELLKAECIENINKEYQYSFAPNIESPFVRVDCTSYELTLKGSEFLSGLKQKKIFTKIKDLAINSAISLVTQLLVEQLK, encoded by the coding sequence ATGAAAATAGATTATCAATTAATTAAAAATATTTTAACTGTAATAGAGGATTACCCATTACCTAAAATAGACGGTAAAGAATTACTTAACAAATTAGATGTGAAAATACCAAGTAGAAGGGCATTAGAAACAGATGAAGATTATTTGAAATATGTTACATTAGTATATCATATGAAAGAATTATTAAAAGCAGAGTGTATAGAAAATATTAATAAAGAGTATCAATATTCTTTTGCTCCAAATATTGAGAGTCCTTTTGTAAGAGTTGATTGTACTTCTTATGAACTAACTTTAAAAGGAAGTGAATTTTTAAGTGGGCTGAAACAAAAGAAAATTTTTACTAAAATAAAGGATTTAGCAATTAATAGTGCTATTTCTTTAGTTACTCAATTATTGGTTGAACAGTTAAAATAA
- the ileS gene encoding isoleucine--tRNA ligase translates to MDYSSTINLPKTAFPMKAGLKEKEPKIIKKWEDEKLYQQLRELRKGAPKCILHDGPPYANGDIHIGTSLNKIIKDIIVRYKSAKGFDSPYVPGWDCHGMPIELKVQESLGDKYKETSKFIMRKKCRAYAQKYIDIQRKEFKRLGVMGDWENPYLTMSPEYESEIVEVFAQLVEKGYIYKGLRTIHWCMDCETALAAAEIEYDDNHTSTSVYVRFPVLNKINDKLDGNVDVMIWTTTPWTLPSNMACAFNRDLEYVAVEIDGRYAIMTTSLVDTVLSKKDMKAEGRDMIPVSMEEIEKLEIAHPFIKDRKSAVVFADYVEATSGTGIVHTAPGHGMEDYQTGMNYGLEIYCPVDKAGRYTSDFPEMHGMKVRDANPKVVEILENNGSLYHKEKVTHSYPICWRCKNPLIFRATSQWFMDMTHDDIDKRTVKALDNIKWYPTWGHERMQKMLENRPDWCLSRQRSWGVPIPAFYCKNCGKTLLTAESTRHFAEIVKTKGMDVWFELEAKDLLPEGTKCECGSTDFDKEQDILDVWFDSGVSSFAAQKTNKDLDGVFPVDIYLEGGDQYRGWFQAAIWPSMAIRGIPPYKELVTHGWTLDEQGRAMHKSAGNVVSPLEVIDKYGADILRLWCISEDFTHNARVGDNMMKAIADNYRKIRNTFRYLLGNISDFDFTKEKIEVKDLLPVDRYALSRLHSFIKVAEKACDGYEFHLFYQRLINYCVVELSATYFDIIKDRLYCDRKDSVSRRSAQTVLVEILDVLVKIIAPVLPFTTDEVWGYYKGENASSVHLELYPKADDNLIDLELEKEWASILKVRDDVLLSLERARDNSTIGKSLEAYVTICTKEPATKELLTKYEKYLNEIFIVSKVTLSDSKDDTFIEGGVSFVKTEKASHEKCVRCWGHYDSVGTDSEHKELCTRCAEAVR, encoded by the coding sequence ATGGATTATAGTTCTACTATTAATTTGCCTAAAACTGCTTTTCCTATGAAAGCAGGTTTAAAGGAAAAAGAACCCAAAATAATAAAAAAATGGGAAGATGAAAAACTTTATCAACAACTTAGAGAATTAAGAAAAGGTGCTCCTAAATGTATTTTACATGATGGACCGCCTTATGCGAATGGAGACATTCATATTGGAACATCATTGAATAAAATTATTAAAGATATTATTGTAAGATATAAATCAGCTAAAGGTTTTGATTCTCCTTATGTTCCTGGTTGGGATTGTCATGGTATGCCTATAGAATTAAAGGTACAGGAGAGTTTAGGAGATAAATATAAAGAAACTTCTAAATTTATAATGAGAAAAAAATGCCGTGCTTATGCTCAGAAATATATTGATATTCAAAGAAAAGAGTTTAAAAGACTTGGTGTAATGGGAGATTGGGAAAATCCTTATCTTACTATGTCGCCTGAATATGAATCTGAAATAGTTGAAGTATTTGCACAATTAGTAGAGAAGGGATACATATATAAAGGTTTAAGAACTATTCACTGGTGTATGGATTGTGAAACTGCTTTAGCTGCAGCTGAAATAGAATATGATGATAATCATACTTCTACAAGCGTTTATGTAAGATTCCCAGTATTAAATAAAATCAATGATAAATTAGACGGTAATGTTGATGTTATGATATGGACTACTACTCCTTGGACATTGCCTTCAAATATGGCTTGTGCTTTCAATAGAGACTTAGAATATGTTGCTGTTGAAATAGACGGAAGATATGCAATAATGACAACTTCTTTAGTTGATACTGTTCTATCTAAAAAAGACATGAAAGCAGAAGGCAGAGATATGATTCCGGTATCTATGGAAGAGATTGAAAAACTTGAAATAGCACACCCATTCATAAAAGATAGAAAATCTGCTGTTGTATTTGCTGATTATGTTGAGGCTACTTCAGGTACTGGTATAGTTCATACTGCACCTGGTCATGGTATGGAAGACTATCAAACTGGTATGAATTACGGACTTGAAATATATTGTCCAGTAGATAAAGCTGGAAGATATACAAGCGATTTCCCAGAAATGCATGGAATGAAAGTAAGAGATGCAAATCCTAAAGTAGTAGAGATACTTGAAAATAACGGTTCATTATACCATAAAGAAAAAGTTACTCACAGTTATCCTATTTGTTGGAGATGTAAAAATCCATTGATATTCAGAGCTACTTCTCAGTGGTTTATGGATATGACACATGATGATATAGATAAAAGAACAGTTAAAGCTTTAGATAATATTAAATGGTATCCAACTTGGGGACATGAAAGAATGCAGAAAATGCTTGAAAATCGTCCTGACTGGTGTTTATCAAGACAGCGTTCTTGGGGAGTTCCTATACCTGCATTCTATTGTAAGAACTGCGGAAAAACTTTATTAACTGCTGAATCTACAAGACATTTTGCTGAAATAGTAAAAACTAAAGGAATGGATGTTTGGTTTGAATTAGAGGCTAAAGATTTACTTCCTGAAGGCACTAAATGTGAATGCGGAAGCACTGATTTTGATAAAGAACAAGATATTTTGGACGTTTGGTTCGATTCTGGTGTATCATCTTTTGCTGCACAGAAAACTAATAAAGATTTAGACGGAGTTTTCCCTGTTGATATATATTTAGAGGGAGGCGACCAATACAGAGGTTGGTTCCAAGCTGCAATTTGGCCTTCTATGGCTATAAGAGGAATACCTCCATACAAAGAGCTTGTAACTCATGGTTGGACTTTAGACGAACAAGGCAGAGCTATGCATAAGAGTGCGGGAAATGTTGTTTCACCTTTAGAAGTTATTGACAAATACGGTGCCGATATATTAAGACTTTGGTGTATAAGCGAAGACTTCACTCACAATGCACGTGTTGGTGATAACATGATGAAGGCTATTGCTGACAATTACAGAAAAATAAGAAACACTTTCAGATATTTACTTGGCAATATTTCTGATTTTGATTTCACTAAAGAAAAGATTGAAGTTAAAGATTTACTTCCTGTAGACAGATATGCTTTATCAAGACTTCATAGTTTTATAAAAGTTGCTGAGAAGGCTTGCGATGGTTATGAGTTCCATTTATTCTATCAAAGACTTATAAATTACTGTGTTGTTGAGCTTTCTGCTACTTACTTTGACATTATCAAAGACAGATTATACTGTGATAGAAAAGATTCTGTTTCAAGAAGAAGTGCTCAAACTGTACTTGTTGAAATATTAGATGTATTAGTAAAAATAATAGCTCCAGTACTTCCTTTCACAACTGATGAGGTTTGGGGATACTACAAAGGAGAAAATGCTTCTTCTGTACATTTAGAGTTATATCCTAAAGCTGATGACAATTTAATTGATTTAGAGTTAGAAAAAGAATGGGCTTCAATTCTTAAAGTACGCGATGATGTATTATTATCACTTGAAAGAGCTAGAGATAATAGCACAATAGGTAAATCTTTAGAGGCTTATGTAACAATATGCACTAAAGAACCAGCAACTAAAGAATTACTTACTAAATATGAAAAATATTTAAACGAGATATTCATTGTAAGTAAAGTAACACTTTCTGACAGCAAGGACGATACATTTATAGAGGGCGGCGTTTCTTTTGTTAAGACAGAGAAGGCTAGTCATGAAAAATGTGTACGCTGTTGGGGACATTATGACAGTGTAGGAACAGACAGCGAGCATAAAGAGCTATGTACTAGATGTGCTGAGGCAGTGAGATAA
- a CDS encoding type II toxin-antitoxin system HicB family antitoxin: MKYSIKIFYSEEDDGYIALSEELDNISAFGATEEEALKEIKNAISLYFEEKNIPLKRS, from the coding sequence ATGAAATATAGCATTAAAATTTTTTATAGTGAAGAAGATGATGGCTATATAGCTTTATCAGAAGAATTAGATAATATAAGTGCTTTTGGAGCAACAGAAGAAGAAGCCTTGAAAGAAATAAAAAATGCCATATCACTTTATTTTGAAGAAAAAAATATACCATTAAAAAGATCATGA
- a CDS encoding DUF2971 domain-containing protein — protein MSDKLANKYYHKFLFYYFYQDIGLDINDRNTNYQNGLNYFLDEEKKCDNDCKYLVKCYIGVFYYLLDNEKKAIRYINDSIKLNDKYVFSLYYRGHILLYKNKVKQPLKDLEKAISLHTNNFLKHIVGKGTLYNYIGFLYHRKKLYRKSIYYYNKSIEYDNYNSYYNRAISFFELGEYDEALNDIIRFMNLRESHYGLQSVHYNSRALFEGFVNHLELAYEYFNKSINCDNNRTLETFYFLYLILSKNINMKRYFYKIFQTIIKKDFSIKSDILENNILYKYRCINISTLKLISNNNDKLKNLRLSNYNYFNDPIDPPIKLNIYDFKNIKNIDRIKICSLAVEYDNFLMWSHYADEHKGICIEYDISYLKKLNSKINKLILKKVIYTNKIITNKVYPYILNNKDIEYENKFISLFYIKHKNWQYENEYRIIADTKEEYIYLPIKAIYFGMNSSNDDIKLIKSLVKDDNVKFYKMESDKNNLFNLIPKEINIIKGDKWKIKK, from the coding sequence ATGAGTGATAAACTTGCTAATAAGTATTATCATAAATTTTTATTTTATTATTTTTATCAAGATATTGGCTTAGATATTAATGATAGAAATACTAATTATCAAAATGGATTGAACTATTTTCTTGATGAAGAAAAAAAATGTGATAATGACTGTAAATATTTAGTAAAATGTTATATAGGCGTTTTTTACTATTTATTAGATAATGAGAAAAAAGCGATTCGTTATATTAATGATTCTATCAAATTAAATGATAAATATGTTTTTTCTTTATATTATAGAGGGCATATTCTTTTGTATAAAAATAAAGTTAAACAGCCATTAAAAGATTTGGAAAAAGCTATATCATTGCATACTAATAATTTTCTAAAACATATTGTAGGTAAAGGGACTCTATATAATTATATTGGTTTTTTATATCATAGAAAAAAGTTATATAGGAAATCTATATATTATTATAATAAATCAATAGAATATGATAATTATAATTCTTATTATAATAGAGCTATTAGTTTTTTTGAATTGGGAGAATACGATGAGGCTTTAAATGATATTATAAGATTTATGAATTTAAGGGAGTCACATTATGGTTTACAATCAGTACATTATAATAGTAGAGCCTTATTTGAAGGATTTGTTAATCATTTAGAGTTAGCTTATGAATATTTTAATAAGAGTATAAATTGTGATAATAATAGGACATTAGAAACTTTCTATTTTTTATATTTAATATTATCAAAAAATATTAATATGAAACGATATTTTTATAAAATATTTCAAACAATAATAAAAAAAGATTTTAGTATAAAATCTGATATATTGGAAAATAATATATTATATAAATATAGATGTATAAATATTAGTACATTAAAATTAATATCTAATAATAATGATAAATTAAAAAATTTGAGATTAAGTAATTATAATTATTTTAATGACCCCATTGATCCACCAATTAAATTAAATATATATGATTTTAAAAATATAAAAAATATAGATAGAATAAAAATATGTTCTTTAGCTGTAGAATATGATAATTTTCTTATGTGGAGTCATTATGCTGATGAACATAAAGGTATATGTATAGAATATGATATAAGTTATTTAAAAAAACTGAATAGTAAAATTAATAAATTGATTTTAAAAAAAGTTATTTACACTAATAAAATAATTACTAATAAGGTATATCCTTATATATTAAACAATAAAGATATTGAATATGAAAATAAATTTATATCATTATTTTATATAAAACATAAAAATTGGCAGTATGAAAATGAATATAGGATTATTGCTGATACTAAAGAGGAATATATTTATTTACCAATTAAGGCTATTTATTTTGGAATGAATTCAAGCAATGATGATATTAAATTGATAAAAAGTTTAGTTAAAGATGATAATGTTAAATTTTATAAAATGGAGTCTGATAAAAATAATTTGTTTAATCTGATACCTAAAGAGATTAATATTATTAAGGGTGATAAATGGAAAATAAAAAAATAG
- a CDS encoding ASCH domain-containing protein, which produces MKVLLSIKPEYVEKIFNGSKKYEIRKSIFKRKNIKKIIIYSSSPISKVVGEFEIEDIISDDLDNVWNIIKYESGVSVDFFYKYLENKEIAYAIKIGKIKKYRKPKKLEDFNIFYAPQSFVYL; this is translated from the coding sequence ATGAAAGTTTTATTGTCTATTAAACCTGAATATGTTGAAAAAATATTCAATGGTAGTAAAAAATATGAAATTAGAAAATCTATTTTTAAAAGGAAGAATATAAAAAAAATTATAATATATTCTTCATCTCCTATTTCTAAAGTAGTAGGTGAATTTGAAATAGAAGATATAATATCTGATGATTTAGATAATGTATGGAACATAATAAAATATGAGTCTGGTGTTTCTGTAGATTTTTTTTATAAATATCTTGAAAATAAAGAAATAGCATATGCTATAAAAATAGGTAAAATAAAAAAATATCGTAAACCTAAAAAATTAGAAGATTTTAATATTTTTTATGCTCCTCAATCTTTTGTATATCTATGA
- a CDS encoding PIN domain-containing protein has product MKALLDTNIIIHRESSNKIINREIGSLFKWLERTKYEKCIHKINLEELNKNSNSDTVNVMNIKSKNYTVLMTQAPLNKKLLEIYEKFDKTENDKNDTLLLNELLNDRVDIFITEDKKIHQKAKLVNIDNKVFTIDSFLEKVISENPELIDYKVLSVEKEYFGNIDLEDKFFDSLKEDYVEFDKWFNKKSNEIAYVTYKDKKLLSFLYLKVEDKDENYTDIIPAFSPKKRLKIGTFKVEYNGVKLGERFIKIIFDNAIANKVDEIYVTIFDKREGQNRLINLFEEYGFIKWGKKGENGELVYVRDFSKMFNIEEPKHTYPFFSINTNIFLVPIYPDYHTDLLPDSYLKTESAKDFKDNLPHRNAISKVYVSRSLNKNIKKGDIIIFYRTKEEGKPAKYSSVITTIGIVEEKIDKIKNEKEFIINSRKRSIFTDKELSNFWNGKGTKPFLINFLYVYSFKIGNRMNRGRLLQLGIISDADNGIRGLTKITKEQFLLILRECKVNESFIVY; this is encoded by the coding sequence ATGAAAGCACTTTTAGATACAAATATTATTATTCATAGAGAAAGTAGTAATAAAATAATCAATAGAGAAATAGGTAGTCTATTTAAATGGCTAGAAAGGACTAAATATGAAAAATGTATACATAAAATTAATCTTGAAGAATTAAATAAAAACTCAAATTCTGATACTGTAAATGTTATGAATATAAAATCCAAAAATTATACAGTACTTATGACTCAAGCTCCATTAAATAAAAAACTACTTGAGATATATGAAAAATTTGATAAAACAGAAAATGATAAAAATGATACTTTATTATTAAATGAACTTTTAAATGATAGAGTTGATATATTTATTACAGAAGATAAAAAAATACATCAAAAAGCTAAATTAGTAAATATAGATAATAAAGTATTTACAATAGACTCTTTTCTAGAAAAAGTTATTTCAGAAAATCCTGAACTCATTGATTATAAAGTTTTATCTGTAGAAAAAGAATATTTTGGAAATATAGATTTAGAAGATAAATTCTTTGATTCTTTAAAAGAAGATTATGTCGAGTTTGATAAATGGTTTAATAAAAAATCTAATGAAATAGCTTATGTTACTTACAAAGATAAAAAATTATTATCTTTTTTATATTTAAAAGTTGAAGATAAAGATGAAAACTATACTGATATAATTCCTGCATTTTCTCCTAAAAAAAGACTAAAAATAGGTACTTTTAAAGTAGAATATAACGGAGTCAAATTAGGTGAGAGATTTATAAAAATAATATTTGATAATGCAATAGCTAATAAAGTTGATGAAATATATGTTACAATTTTTGATAAAAGAGAAGGACAAAATAGACTAATTAATTTATTTGAAGAATATGGTTTTATTAAATGGGGAAAAAAAGGGGAGAATGGAGAATTAGTTTATGTCAGGGATTTTTCAAAAATGTTTAATATAGAAGAACCAAAACATACTTATCCATTTTTTTCAATAAATACAAATATCTTTTTAGTACCAATATATCCAGATTATCATACAGATTTATTACCTGATTCTTATTTAAAAACAGAATCTGCAAAAGATTTTAAAGATAATTTACCACATAGGAATGCAATAAGTAAAGTTTATGTATCTCGTTCATTAAATAAAAATATAAAAAAGGGAGATATTATAATATTTTATAGAACTAAAGAAGAGGGTAAACCAGCAAAATATTCATCTGTGATAACTACTATAGGAATAGTTGAAGAAAAAATTGATAAGATAAAAAATGAAAAAGAATTTATAATAAATTCTAGGAAAAGAAGTATTTTTACAGATAAAGAATTATCTAATTTTTGGAATGGTAAAGGTACTAAACCATTTTTAATTAATTTTTTATATGTATATTCATTTAAAATTGGTAATAGAATGAATAGAGGTAGATTACTGCAGCTAGGAATTATAAGTGATGCTGATAATGGAATTAGAGGTCTAACAAAAATAACAAAAGAACAATTCTTATTAATATTAAGAGAGTGTAAAGTAAATGAAAGTTTTATTGTCTATTAA
- a CDS encoding RES family NAD+ phosphorylase codes for MEEDNNKDINPVWAVAIVLLYFKYKIIIDVEDFKKEIISNNRFFPKHKIIDTVQKEGLNHKYILKKDSYLYRSRIFDGDIDEQKINDEKEITGYDEKNSMAPSPEIAKAGRANPEKISYLYTSEDINTSIKEVRPMVRNFVSVAEIKTLCDLTLFDITKFTFENIENIKTEFISLNKCFSNINYGNDIDYIPTQYIAELLKNLGFDGIKFESSLNKGGINITLFNHQDTCKFIKSKLYFISDIDIKYSSDIMQIVGSLPDDSFYKLLDLYNDINKK; via the coding sequence ATGGAAGAAGATAATAACAAAGATATTAATCCAGTATGGGCTGTAGCAATTGTTTTGTTATATTTTAAATATAAAATAATCATTGATGTTGAAGATTTCAAAAAAGAAATTATTTCTAATAACAGATTTTTTCCAAAACATAAAATAATAGATACTGTACAAAAAGAGGGATTAAATCATAAATATATATTAAAAAAAGATAGTTACTTATATCGTAGTAGGATATTTGATGGAGATATAGACGAACAAAAAATTAATGATGAAAAAGAAATAACTGGTTATGATGAAAAAAATTCTATGGCACCAAGTCCAGAAATAGCAAAAGCAGGAAGAGCAAATCCTGAAAAAATTAGTTATTTATACACATCCGAAGATATAAATACAAGTATAAAAGAAGTTAGACCCATGGTGCGTAATTTTGTAAGTGTAGCTGAAATAAAAACTTTATGTGATTTAACGTTATTTGATATTACAAAATTTACATTTGAGAATATTGAAAATATTAAAACAGAATTTATTTCTTTAAATAAATGTTTTTCTAATATAAATTATGGAAATGATATAGATTATATACCAACTCAATATATTGCAGAATTATTAAAAAATCTTGGATTTGATGGTATTAAATTTGAAAGTTCTTTAAATAAAGGAGGTATAAATATTACTTTATTTAATCATCAAGATACTTGTAAGTTTATAAAATCTAAATTATATTTTATATCTGATATTGATATAAAATATTCTAGTGATATTATGCAAATTGTAGGATCTTTACCTGATGATTCATTTTATAAATTGTTAGATTTGTATAATGATATTAATAAAAAATAG
- a CDS encoding Eco57I restriction-modification methylase domain-containing protein, which yields MYSKEEVYKKVEELVIKFRNNKDQYTNKNYNETETRRDFLDPFFEAFGWDVANRAGKSQTYRDVIHEDKVKVGKETKAPDYAFRIGGNRVFFVEAKKPGVNLKEDSLPAFQLRRYGWSAKLGISFLTDFEELAVYDCTRKPNINDKASTARIEYIHFEDYLNRFDFLYEILNKERIEQGSLEKYIAGTSNKKGTESVDIDFLNSLDNLRTKLASNIAKLNKNLSVRDLNYAVQQIIDRIIFLRAAEDRGIEEYGDLKRTCENKGESFYGNLLKIFEKADGRYNSGLFDFSKDSISSSIEIDNKVIKEIINELYYPLSPYEFSVISVEIIGNAYEQFLGKTITIGKNHSAKIELKPEVRKAGGVYYTPEYIVDYIVANTVGEAIKGKKPEEIANIKILDPACGSGSFLLGAYKYLLNYHIEYYNKIKDRAKFKGSKEDVIKENGDLTIWIKKQILRNNIFGVDIDSNAVEVTKLSLLMKCLEGESPASIQNNQDLFNERALPSLEDNIKCGNSLIGNDFYESQSVLDFDEETQYKINCFDWEDEFKNIFKGGGFDVVIGNPPYEITLGKENKEDYNTLKQTNNYIKIKYNTIQGEINLYKVFTEKMTKLINTNGLIGVIMPTGILTDKSNINLRNYILDTFSYLNIKHFPEKAKVFKNVTQDVSIYILSNNKKEIMLSKGLMNSDDLKSRYSVLIPKDIVIYLEKIPLINSSGEISLLSKLCKLDNFKKDNFVSFIEGEIHLTKFSDAIRSSKESENIFNLIRGDAVQRYLFLESKKDSFIDDKIVKSISSSKKLNDRNNVRLVYQQVVNTQKDRRLNFQLLENNSYVANTCGYVVNNSDYDIKYFLGLLNSKLLNWRYKLTSSNNHILTNELYNLPVPLLDMSNTQDKEMHDKMVTLVDSIIALNKKLAVEKNPNAVTMINRQINAVDKQIDALVYKLYNFIDEEVRIIEGE from the coding sequence ATGTATAGTAAAGAAGAAGTTTATAAAAAAGTTGAAGAGTTAGTTATTAAGTTTAGGAATAACAAGGATCAGTATACAAATAAAAATTATAATGAAACGGAGACTAGAAGGGATTTTTTGGATCCGTTCTTTGAGGCATTTGGTTGGGATGTAGCTAACAGGGCGGGTAAATCACAAACTTATCGTGATGTAATTCATGAGGATAAGGTGAAAGTGGGGAAGGAAACTAAAGCTCCTGATTATGCATTTCGTATTGGGGGGAATAGGGTTTTCTTTGTGGAGGCGAAAAAGCCGGGTGTTAATCTTAAAGAGGACAGTTTGCCTGCTTTTCAGCTTAGGAGGTATGGCTGGAGTGCTAAGCTCGGTATAAGTTTCCTCACTGATTTTGAAGAGCTTGCCGTTTATGACTGCACTAGAAAGCCAAATATTAATGATAAGGCTTCTACTGCTAGGATTGAGTATATTCATTTTGAAGATTATCTTAATAGATTTGATTTTCTTTATGAGATACTTAATAAAGAGAGGATTGAACAGGGTTCGCTTGAAAAATATATTGCAGGTACTTCAAACAAAAAAGGTACTGAAAGTGTTGATATAGATTTTCTTAATTCACTTGATAATTTAAGGACTAAGCTTGCATCTAATATTGCGAAGCTTAATAAAAATTTATCTGTACGTGATTTGAATTATGCAGTTCAGCAGATTATTGACAGGATTATATTTTTGAGGGCGGCTGAAGACAGAGGCATTGAGGAGTATGGGGATTTAAAAAGGACTTGCGAGAATAAGGGCGAGAGTTTTTATGGTAATCTTTTAAAAATTTTTGAGAAGGCTGACGGCAGGTATAATTCGGGGCTGTTTGATTTTTCTAAAGACAGTATTAGCAGCAGTATTGAGATTGATAATAAAGTAATAAAAGAGATTATTAATGAGCTTTATTATCCTTTGAGTCCTTATGAGTTTTCTGTGATATCGGTTGAGATAATAGGGAATGCTTATGAGCAGTTTTTGGGTAAGACTATCACTATAGGGAAGAATCATAGTGCGAAGATAGAATTAAAACCAGAGGTGCGTAAGGCAGGAGGGGTTTATTATACACCTGAGTATATAGTTGATTATATAGTAGCGAATACGGTTGGGGAGGCTATAAAGGGGAAGAAGCCTGAGGAGATAGCGAATATAAAAATATTGGATCCGGCTTGCGGCAGCGGAAGTTTTTTACTTGGGGCGTATAAATATTTACTTAATTATCATATTGAATATTACAACAAGATAAAGGACAGGGCGAAGTTTAAGGGTTCAAAAGAAGATGTAATAAAAGAGAATGGGGATTTAACAATTTGGATAAAGAAGCAGATATTACGCAACAATATATTTGGAGTTGACATAGACAGCAATGCGGTAGAGGTAACGAAATTATCATTACTTATGAAATGTTTGGAGGGGGAGAGTCCAGCGTCAATACAGAACAATCAGGATTTATTTAATGAGCGAGCTTTACCGTCATTGGAGGACAATATCAAATGCGGTAATAGTTTAATAGGCAATGATTTTTACGAGAGCCAGTCGGTGCTTGATTTTGACGAGGAGACGCAATATAAAATAAATTGTTTTGATTGGGAGGACGAATTTAAAAATATTTTTAAAGGTGGCGGTTTCGATGTGGTGATAGGCAATCCGCCGTATGAAATAACATTAGGAAAAGAAAATAAAGAAGATTATAATACTTTAAAACAGACTAATAATTATATAAAAATTAAATATAACACTATACAAGGAGAAATAAATTTATATAAAGTATTTACTGAAAAAATGACAAAGCTAATTAATACAAATGGATTAATTGGTGTAATTATGCCAACAGGTATTTTAACAGATAAATCTAATATAAATTTAAGAAATTATATACTAGATACTTTTTCTTATTTAAACATAAAACATTTTCCAGAAAAAGCAAAAGTTTTTAAAAATGTTACTCAAGATGTTAGTATATATATATTATCAAATAATAAAAAAGAAATTATGTTATCTAAAGGTTTGATGAATTCTGATGATTTAAAAAGTAGGTATTCTGTTTTAATACCTAAAGATATAGTTATTTATTTAGAAAAAATACCTTTAATAAATAGTAGTGGTGAAATTTCTTTATTATCTAAATTATGTAAATTAGATAATTTTAAGAAAGATAATTTTGTATCTTTTATAGAAGGGGAAATTCATTTAACTAAATTTTCAGATGCTATAAGAAGTAGTAAGGAATCAGAAAATATTTTTAATTTAATTAGAGGTGATGCAGTACAAAGATATTTATTTTTGGAGTCAAAAAAGGATAGTTTTATAGATGATAAAATTGTAAAAAGTATTTCTTCTTCTAAAAAACTTAATGATAGAAATAATGTAAGGCTTGTATATCAACAAGTAGTTAACACTCAAAAAGATAGAAGATTAAATTTTCAATTATTAGAAAATAATAGTTATGTTGCAAATACATGTGGTTATGTTGTCAATAATAGCGATTATGATATTAAATATTTTTTAGGATTACTAAATTCTAAATTATTAAATTGGAGATATAAGTTAACAAGTTCAAATAATCATATATTAACTAATGAATTATATAATTTACCTGTACCATTGTTAGATATGTCCAATACACAAGACAAGGAAATGCATGACAAAATGGTTACTTTAGTTGACAGTATCATTGCGTTAAACAAGAAGTTAGCTGTTGAAAAAAATCCTAATGCTGTTACTATGATTAACAGGCAAATCAATGCTGTTGACAAGCAGATTGATGCGTTGGTGTACAAGTTGTATAATTTTATCGATGAGGAAGTGAGAATTATAGAAGGGGAATAA